The genomic stretch TAAGGCGAGAGGATCTGGCAAAGGCctttccacattccttacattcatagggcCTCTCTCCACTGTGAGTTCGTGCATGCTTAGTAAGGTCTGAGTTCTGAGTGAAGGCTTTCCCACAATCCTTACATTTATAGGGTTTTATTCCAGTGTGAATTCGAAAGTGATCACTGAGGCATGAGGAATTTCTAAAGGATTTTCCACATATCTTACATTCAAAGGGATCCTTTGCAGTGTGAGTTTTTAAATGTTCAGTAAGTTGAGAAGATCTAGTGAAGGCTATCCCACATTCCTTGCATTCATAAGGCTTCTCACCCACATGGATTTTCATATGTTGACTTAAGCAAGAGGAAACAGTGAAGGCTCTCCCACAATCCTTACAtttataaggtttctctccagtgtgagttttTCTGTGCTGAGTAAGTTGACAAGACCTggtgaaggctttcccacactccTTACACTCATAGGGATTGTCTCCAGTGTGAGTTCCCATGTGAATATTAAGGTATGCAGAATATCTAAATCCttttccacattccttacatttgtagggtttttctGACCTGTGAGTTTGTATATGCACAGCAAGGTCTGTGGAGTGAATAAAGCCTCTCCCACATTCCTTCCATTCATGGAGACATTCTCCATTGTGAGTTCTTAAATGTCCCTGAAGGTGTGAATGATTAATGAAGGATTTCCCAGAGTCACTGCAATCAAAAGCTTTCTCTCCTGTGCACGTTCTCTGGCAAACAACATCTGGGTTCAGGCTGAAGGCTTTTCCACACTGACTAAATACAGAACGTTGCTCTCCAGTAGAGGTTTTCTTGTGCAGAGTAAGGAAGTCTACTCCATACAGATGACACTCAAATGTGTTCTCACTATTTTGAGTTCTCACATGTGTCTTAAGGCATGAGTGTTCCCTGGAGACATCTCCACATTGCTTAACATCACTGACCTCCCCTCCGTTGTGGCTTCCTATCTGTTGATAAAGGAATGAATGATGATTAAAGGACTGTTCAGATTGATTAACAGATTCCACTCATCTGAAGAGAGGCACACTGTGATGATTATTATCATGTTTACCATTTTCATTACACACATATAAGTATgcccttttgatttctttccaGCGGAATGACAAAAAACTCCTGCCAGGCTGTGCCATCTACTCTAATCTCAAATGTCTGTAGAGTTTTATGAAATTGTCTTAAAAACTCACTATCTAGTTACAAATGTGTACTTGAGGGGAACTCTAAAACACCTaagtgttggctgggcgcggtggctcacgcctgtaatcccagtgctttgggaggccaacgtgggcagatcacctcaggtcaagagttcaagaccagtctggccaacatggtgaaaccctgtctctactaaaagtacaaaaactagccgggcaaggtggcacgtgcctgtacttccaactactcaggagggtgaggcacaagaatcgcttgaacccaggaggtggaggttgcagtgagccaagatcatgccactgcattccagcctgggcgacagaccaagactctgtctaagaaaaaaacaacaataagtGTCAAGCTAGGTTTCAAGCATCCCCAAGTCATCATATTCTGAGTCTCTCTCCAGAGTCATTATCCCTTTTGGGAATGCTACTTATCTCAAAGAGCTCTCAttctgctaattttctttttcttttaatgtaattaaatttagtttttagCGCCAAGATCTTgctacgttgaccaggctggtctagaactcctggcctcaagtgatcctcccacttcagcctcccaaagtgctgggattacaggtgtgagccaccattcccaccTTTATTCTGATTTTCTATAATGGAATCCCCAATCATCTCTAAATGTGAAAACTAAGACGTATCCTTGTTAATCTTACCATTTGAATCCCACTGGAGGTTGGCTCCCCCAAAACATCCTGCTGAAGGGCTAACTCTTTGGCTTTAAGTTGCACTTTCCATTCTGAagctgaagagaaaaagaaatgtaagggTTTGGAGACATACAGGGTAGACAGATGGAGCTGAAAATGAGAGGGATCATTtgtacttgttttctttttttcttgagacggtgtctcactctgttgcccaggctggagtgcaatggcgtggtctcagctcactgcaacctctgcctctcaggttcaagtgattctcctgcctcagcctcctgagtagctgggactacaggcacatgccacaacgcccagctaatttttgtatttttagtagagacgagatttcaccatgttggccaagctggtctcaaactcctgacctcgtgatccacacgcctcagcccctcaaagtgctgggattacaggcattagccaccacacccggcccctgtatttgttttcaaattaaacacggtaacaaaaaacaaacacaaagacaGATTTGAAGATTGTATATCAAAAATTTGGCAATAATAAGGATATAGCGTCAAAATTTTACATAGTTTACTACAAACTGATTCTATGAAAATTATAAACTGATGGTGAACACAAAGAATATTACCATGGAAGGAAAGTTGAGGAATAGAACAAAAAGCACACATCAAAACAaggagcttgttttttgtttttgttttcttttgagaaagagtttcactcttgtcactcaggctggagtgcaatagaacaatctcggctcactgcaact from Pan paniscus chromosome 20, NHGRI_mPanPan1-v2.0_pri, whole genome shotgun sequence encodes the following:
- the ZNF266 gene encoding zinc finger protein 266 isoform X1; this encodes MAATDLSYGLYRDPVCLQEKTEVERVVADCLTNCYQDSVTFDDLAVDFTPEEWTLLDPTQRNLYRDVMLENYKNLATVGYQLFKPSLISWLEQEESRTVQRGDFQASEWKVQLKAKELALQQDVLGEPTSSGIQMIGSHNGGEVSDVKQCGDVSREHSCLKTHVRTQNSENTFECHLYGVDFLTLHKKTSTGEQRSVFSQCGKAFSLNPDVVCQRTCTGEKAFDCSDSGKSFINHSHLQGHLRTHNGECLHEWKECGRGFIHSTDLAVHIQTHRSEKPYKCKECGKGFRYSAYLNIHMGTHTGDNPYECKECGKAFTRSCQLTQHRKTHTGEKPYKCKDCGRAFTVSSCLSQHMKIHVGEKPYECKECGIAFTRSSQLTEHLKTHTAKDPFECKICGKSFRNSSCLSDHFRIHTGIKPYKCKDCGKAFTQNSDLTKHARTHSGERPYECKECGKAFARSSRLSEHTRTHTGEKPFECVKCGKAFAISSNLSGHLRIHTGEKPFECLECGKAFTHSSSLNNHMRTHSAKKPFTCMECGKAFKFPTCVNLHMRIHTGEKPYKCKQCGKSFSYSNSFQLHERTHTGEKPYECKECGKAFSSSSSFRNHERRHADERLSA